Proteins from one Antennarius striatus isolate MH-2024 chromosome 12, ASM4005453v1, whole genome shotgun sequence genomic window:
- the LOC137604852 gene encoding myc box-dependent-interacting protein 1 isoform X1 codes for MAELNLGKGLTAGKVASNVQKKLTRAQEKVLQKLGKADETKDVAFEEGVINFNKQYAEGSKLQRDLRAYLEAVKAMHESSKNVQACLADMYEPDWYGHNEVDSIVEDCDVLWTDYHQKLVDHALISMDTYLGQFPDIKARIAKRDRKLVDYDSARHNYATTHKTKKKDGGIKITKPSSLLERATPGWAQGILSAHNVAQSSLSRSQAEEELERAQKVFEEINIDLQEELPSLWNSRVGFYVSTFQSLAGFEEKFHKEISRLDQDLYDILVKLERTDTSRKTVNNAASSSGTNSSGKEVSDNTLRPGGPPPIPKSPSKLKPAVPPPPKVTPSKEMKTENIINLFDAAAAPDISVTSPTEASNWDSWPEDSGTQEEEEDTQEYYDPVAAATNAWGDDGSQPVRYDPIAAAAEGWGDDGSKPVCYDPVAVTQEGGGDDEIQQVHSDPVAEAQKGWGDDESEPVTEEPPTEDETPAAEAPAEAAEEESTLAATTLDCEEGQGDSAAAAAETVEEVATDETPAVEPQPTEESSEHADMPPGFLFKVQVMHDYAANDTDELEMKAGDVVLVITFENPDEQDDGWLMGIQQEDWQQNKENPTKGVFPENFTQRL; via the exons ATGGCTGAGTTGAATTTGGGGAAGGGGTTGACTGCAGGAAAAGTGGCCAGCAACGTTCAGAAAAAACTAACAAGAGCCCAAGAAAAG GTTCTTCAGAAGCTTGGCAAAGCTGATGAAACCAAAGATGTTGCGTTTGAAGAGGGAGTGATCAATTTCAACAAACAATAT GCTGAAGGCAGCAAACTGCAAAGAGATCTTAGGGCATATCTTGAGGCAGTAAAAG CCATGCACGAATCCTCCAAGAATGTGCAGGCTTGCTTGGCTGACATGTATGAGCCGGACTGGTATGGACACAACGAAGTGGATTCCATTGTGGAG GATTGTGATGTGCTCTGGACTGACTACCACCAAAAGCTAGTAGATCATGCTCTTATCTCCATGGATACATACCTTGGCCAGTTTCCTGATATCAAG GCACGCATAGCAAAGAGAGACCGGAAGCTAGTTGATTATGACAGCGCTAGGCACAATTATGCTACCACACACAAGACCAAGAAAAAGGATGGGGGTATTAAAATAACCAAG CCTTCCTCCTTGCTGGAGAGAGCCACTCCAGGCTGGGCTCAGGGTATCTTGTCTGCACACAATGTTGCCCAGAGCAGTCTGTCCAGAAGTCAG GCAGAGGAAGAGTTGGAGAGAGCGCAGAAGGTGTTTGAGGAGATAAATATTGACTTGCAAGAGGAGTTGCCTTCACTAtggaacag TCGTGTTGGGTTTTACGTCAGCACCTTCCAGAGTTTGGCTGGCTTTGAGGAGAAGTTTCATAAGGAAATCAGCCGG CTGGATCAGGATTTGTACGACATCCTGGTGAAATTGGAAAGAACAGACACAAGCAG aAAGACAGTTAACAACGCTGCTTCATCATCAGGAACAAATAGCAG TGGCAAAGAAGTGTCTGACAACACTCTCAGGCCAGGAGGACCCCCACCAATCCCTAAATCTCCATCAaag CTAAAGCCAGCAGTGCCTCCTCCACCAAAGGTGACCCCATCCAAGGAGATGAAAACAGAGAATATCATCAACCTTTTTGacgctgcagcagctcctgatATCAGTGTCACCTCCCCAACAGAG GCTTCTAACTGGGACTCATGG CCTGAGGACAGTGGTacccaggaagaggaagaggacacCCAGGAGTACTATGACCCTGTTGCTGCTGCTACAAATGCCTGGGGGGATGACGGTTCACAGCCCGTCCGCTATGACCCCatagcagctgctgcagagggCTGGGGAGATGACGGGTCCAAACCAGTGTGCTATGACCCTGTGGCTGTGACtcaagagggagggggggatgaTGAGATCCAGCAGGTTCATAGCGATCCTGTGGCTGAAGCCCAGAAGGGTTGGGGCGATGACGAGAGCGAGCCGGTCACAGAAGAGCCCCCCACGGAGGATGAAACACCTGCAGCTGAGGCACCAGCTGAGGCTGCTGAGGAAGAATCCACACTAGCTGCTACTACGTTGGATTGTGAAGAGGGTCAG GGTGATTCTGCGGCAGCTGCTGCAGAAACAGTGGAAGAAGTGGCAACAGATGAG ACACCTGCAGTAGAGCCACAACCAACAGAAGAATCATCGGAGCATGCAGATATGCCACCTGGCTTCCTGTTTAAG GTACAAGTGATGCATGATTATGCTGCAAACGATACAGATGAGCTAGAGATGAAGGCCGGAGATGTGGTGCTAGTAATCACCTTTGAAAACCCTGATGagcag GATGATGGCTGGCTGATGGGAATCCAACAGGAAGACTGGCAGCAGAACAAAGAAAATCCCACTAAAGGAGTATTCCCTGAAAACTTCACCCAGAGGCTGTGA
- the LOC137604852 gene encoding myc box-dependent-interacting protein 1 isoform X3 — protein MAELNLGKGLTAGKVASNVQKKLTRAQEKVLQKLGKADETKDVAFEEGVINFNKQYAEGSKLQRDLRAYLEAVKAMHESSKNVQACLADMYEPDWYGHNEVDSIVEDCDVLWTDYHQKLVDHALISMDTYLGQFPDIKARIAKRDRKLVDYDSARHNYATTHKTKKKDGGIKITKPSSLLERATPGWAQGILSAHNVAQSSLSRSQAEEELERAQKVFEEINIDLQEELPSLWNSRVGFYVSTFQSLAGFEEKFHKEISRLDQDLYDILVKLERTDTSRKTVNNAASSSGTNSSGKEVSDNTLRPGGPPPIPKSPSKLKPAVPPPPKVTPSKEMKTENIINLFDAAAAPDISVTSPTEASNWDSWGDSAAAAAETVEEVATDETPAVEPQPTEESSEHADMPPGFLFKVQVMHDYAANDTDELEMKAGDVVLVITFENPDEQDDGWLMGIQQEDWQQNKENPTKGVFPENFTQRL, from the exons ATGGCTGAGTTGAATTTGGGGAAGGGGTTGACTGCAGGAAAAGTGGCCAGCAACGTTCAGAAAAAACTAACAAGAGCCCAAGAAAAG GTTCTTCAGAAGCTTGGCAAAGCTGATGAAACCAAAGATGTTGCGTTTGAAGAGGGAGTGATCAATTTCAACAAACAATAT GCTGAAGGCAGCAAACTGCAAAGAGATCTTAGGGCATATCTTGAGGCAGTAAAAG CCATGCACGAATCCTCCAAGAATGTGCAGGCTTGCTTGGCTGACATGTATGAGCCGGACTGGTATGGACACAACGAAGTGGATTCCATTGTGGAG GATTGTGATGTGCTCTGGACTGACTACCACCAAAAGCTAGTAGATCATGCTCTTATCTCCATGGATACATACCTTGGCCAGTTTCCTGATATCAAG GCACGCATAGCAAAGAGAGACCGGAAGCTAGTTGATTATGACAGCGCTAGGCACAATTATGCTACCACACACAAGACCAAGAAAAAGGATGGGGGTATTAAAATAACCAAG CCTTCCTCCTTGCTGGAGAGAGCCACTCCAGGCTGGGCTCAGGGTATCTTGTCTGCACACAATGTTGCCCAGAGCAGTCTGTCCAGAAGTCAG GCAGAGGAAGAGTTGGAGAGAGCGCAGAAGGTGTTTGAGGAGATAAATATTGACTTGCAAGAGGAGTTGCCTTCACTAtggaacag TCGTGTTGGGTTTTACGTCAGCACCTTCCAGAGTTTGGCTGGCTTTGAGGAGAAGTTTCATAAGGAAATCAGCCGG CTGGATCAGGATTTGTACGACATCCTGGTGAAATTGGAAAGAACAGACACAAGCAG aAAGACAGTTAACAACGCTGCTTCATCATCAGGAACAAATAGCAG TGGCAAAGAAGTGTCTGACAACACTCTCAGGCCAGGAGGACCCCCACCAATCCCTAAATCTCCATCAaag CTAAAGCCAGCAGTGCCTCCTCCACCAAAGGTGACCCCATCCAAGGAGATGAAAACAGAGAATATCATCAACCTTTTTGacgctgcagcagctcctgatATCAGTGTCACCTCCCCAACAGAG GCTTCTAACTGGGACTCATGG GGTGATTCTGCGGCAGCTGCTGCAGAAACAGTGGAAGAAGTGGCAACAGATGAG ACACCTGCAGTAGAGCCACAACCAACAGAAGAATCATCGGAGCATGCAGATATGCCACCTGGCTTCCTGTTTAAG GTACAAGTGATGCATGATTATGCTGCAAACGATACAGATGAGCTAGAGATGAAGGCCGGAGATGTGGTGCTAGTAATCACCTTTGAAAACCCTGATGagcag GATGATGGCTGGCTGATGGGAATCCAACAGGAAGACTGGCAGCAGAACAAAGAAAATCCCACTAAAGGAGTATTCCCTGAAAACTTCACCCAGAGGCTGTGA
- the LOC137604852 gene encoding myc box-dependent-interacting protein 1 isoform X2, whose protein sequence is MAELNLGKGLTAGKVASNVQKKLTRAQEKVLQKLGKADETKDVAFEEGVINFNKQYAEGSKLQRDLRAYLEAVKAMHESSKNVQACLADMYEPDWYGHNEVDSIVEDCDVLWTDYHQKLVDHALISMDTYLGQFPDIKARIAKRDRKLVDYDSARHNYATTHKTKKKDGGIKITKPSSLLERATPGWAQGILSAHNVAQSSLSRSQAEEELERAQKVFEEINIDLQEELPSLWNSRVGFYVSTFQSLAGFEEKFHKEISRLDQDLYDILVKLERTDTSSGKEVSDNTLRPGGPPPIPKSPSKLKPAVPPPPKVTPSKEMKTENIINLFDAAAAPDISVTSPTEASNWDSWPEDSGTQEEEEDTQEYYDPVAAATNAWGDDGSQPVRYDPIAAAAEGWGDDGSKPVCYDPVAVTQEGGGDDEIQQVHSDPVAEAQKGWGDDESEPVTEEPPTEDETPAAEAPAEAAEEESTLAATTLDCEEGQGDSAAAAAETVEEVATDETPAVEPQPTEESSEHADMPPGFLFKVQVMHDYAANDTDELEMKAGDVVLVITFENPDEQDDGWLMGIQQEDWQQNKENPTKGVFPENFTQRL, encoded by the exons ATGGCTGAGTTGAATTTGGGGAAGGGGTTGACTGCAGGAAAAGTGGCCAGCAACGTTCAGAAAAAACTAACAAGAGCCCAAGAAAAG GTTCTTCAGAAGCTTGGCAAAGCTGATGAAACCAAAGATGTTGCGTTTGAAGAGGGAGTGATCAATTTCAACAAACAATAT GCTGAAGGCAGCAAACTGCAAAGAGATCTTAGGGCATATCTTGAGGCAGTAAAAG CCATGCACGAATCCTCCAAGAATGTGCAGGCTTGCTTGGCTGACATGTATGAGCCGGACTGGTATGGACACAACGAAGTGGATTCCATTGTGGAG GATTGTGATGTGCTCTGGACTGACTACCACCAAAAGCTAGTAGATCATGCTCTTATCTCCATGGATACATACCTTGGCCAGTTTCCTGATATCAAG GCACGCATAGCAAAGAGAGACCGGAAGCTAGTTGATTATGACAGCGCTAGGCACAATTATGCTACCACACACAAGACCAAGAAAAAGGATGGGGGTATTAAAATAACCAAG CCTTCCTCCTTGCTGGAGAGAGCCACTCCAGGCTGGGCTCAGGGTATCTTGTCTGCACACAATGTTGCCCAGAGCAGTCTGTCCAGAAGTCAG GCAGAGGAAGAGTTGGAGAGAGCGCAGAAGGTGTTTGAGGAGATAAATATTGACTTGCAAGAGGAGTTGCCTTCACTAtggaacag TCGTGTTGGGTTTTACGTCAGCACCTTCCAGAGTTTGGCTGGCTTTGAGGAGAAGTTTCATAAGGAAATCAGCCGG CTGGATCAGGATTTGTACGACATCCTGGTGAAATTGGAAAGAACAGACACAAGCAG TGGCAAAGAAGTGTCTGACAACACTCTCAGGCCAGGAGGACCCCCACCAATCCCTAAATCTCCATCAaag CTAAAGCCAGCAGTGCCTCCTCCACCAAAGGTGACCCCATCCAAGGAGATGAAAACAGAGAATATCATCAACCTTTTTGacgctgcagcagctcctgatATCAGTGTCACCTCCCCAACAGAG GCTTCTAACTGGGACTCATGG CCTGAGGACAGTGGTacccaggaagaggaagaggacacCCAGGAGTACTATGACCCTGTTGCTGCTGCTACAAATGCCTGGGGGGATGACGGTTCACAGCCCGTCCGCTATGACCCCatagcagctgctgcagagggCTGGGGAGATGACGGGTCCAAACCAGTGTGCTATGACCCTGTGGCTGTGACtcaagagggagggggggatgaTGAGATCCAGCAGGTTCATAGCGATCCTGTGGCTGAAGCCCAGAAGGGTTGGGGCGATGACGAGAGCGAGCCGGTCACAGAAGAGCCCCCCACGGAGGATGAAACACCTGCAGCTGAGGCACCAGCTGAGGCTGCTGAGGAAGAATCCACACTAGCTGCTACTACGTTGGATTGTGAAGAGGGTCAG GGTGATTCTGCGGCAGCTGCTGCAGAAACAGTGGAAGAAGTGGCAACAGATGAG ACACCTGCAGTAGAGCCACAACCAACAGAAGAATCATCGGAGCATGCAGATATGCCACCTGGCTTCCTGTTTAAG GTACAAGTGATGCATGATTATGCTGCAAACGATACAGATGAGCTAGAGATGAAGGCCGGAGATGTGGTGCTAGTAATCACCTTTGAAAACCCTGATGagcag GATGATGGCTGGCTGATGGGAATCCAACAGGAAGACTGGCAGCAGAACAAAGAAAATCCCACTAAAGGAGTATTCCCTGAAAACTTCACCCAGAGGCTGTGA
- the LOC137605010 gene encoding indian hedgehog B protein-like, with product MRFSFLLLTASLCALVLLLAPVSEGCGPGRGYGKRRLPKKLIPLSYKQFSPNVAEKTLGASGRPEGKITRNSERFKELTPNYNTDIIFKDEEDTGADRMMTQRCKDKLNSLAISVMNMWPGVKLRVTEGWDEDGHHSEDSLHYEGRAVDITTSDRDRNKYAMLARLAVEAGFDWVYYESKAHIHCSVKSEHSVAAKTGGCFSGDGQVTLKGGATKRLRDLRPGDHVLASSTVDDSSPLLYSPVLSFLDHQPNATKVFYIIGTNAGLILTLTAAHLVFVTDCTDGSGGTKRVETDEESGLGSVWWGGPRRQAGLRAVFASEVRPGQCVVTSQGEVGEQPTLSIVTFVEEGKKTGLYAPLTQHGSIVVNGVLASCYAAVDNHHLAHWVLAPLRFFYSLMGPSEPQTDGLHWYASLLQRLGQMLLDAGHFHPWGMEEGHR from the exons ATGCGATTCTCCTTCCTTCTTCTCACCGCCTCTCTGTGTGCCTTGGTCCTCCTCCTCGCACCTGTCTCGGAGGGCTGCGGGCCGGGGAGGGGGTACGGCAAGAGGCGGCTCCCAAAGAAGCTCATCCCGCTctcttacaaacaattcagcccCAACGTGGCGGAGAAGACCCTGGGGGCCAGCGGGAGACCCGAGGGCAAAATAACGCGCAATTCCGAGCGCTTTAAAGAACTGACACCGAATTACAACACAGATATTATCTTTAAAGATGAGGAGGATACAGGAGCAGACAGGATGATGACCCAG CGTTGTAAAGACAAGTTGAACTCCTTGGCCATCTCTGTGATGAACATGTGGCCTGGTGTGAAGCTGAGAGTCACGGAGGGCTGGGATGAGGATGGTCATCATTCGGAGGACTCGCTGCACTATGAGGGACGTGCCGTTGATATCACCACCTCAGACAG GGATAGAAATAAGTATGCCATGCTGGCCAGGCTGGCTGTAGAAGCTGGATTTGACTGGGTCTACTATGAGTCCAAAGCCCACATCCACTGCAGCGTCAAGTCAG AACATTCAGTTGCAGCCAAAACTGGTGGTTGCTTCTCCGGTGATGGCCAGGTGACCCTCAAGGGTGGGGCTACTAAACGGTTGCGTGACCTGCGCCCTGGTGACCATGTCTTGGCTTCGTCAACAGTAGATGATAGCAGCCCCCTCCTCTACAGCCCAGTTTTATCCTTTTTGGATCACCAGCCTAATGCCACAAAGGTTTTCTACATCATTGGCACCAACGCAGGACTTATTCTGACTCTAACTGCTGCTCACCTGGTCTTTGTCACAGACTGTACTGATGGGTCAGGGGGAACGAAGCGGGTTGAAACAGACGAAGAATCAGGTTTGGGCTCAGTTTGGTGGGGAGGGCCCAGGCGACAAGCAGGGCTTAGGGCGGTTTTTGCCAGTGAGGTGCGACCAGGACAGTGTGTCGTTACATCACAAGGGGAAGTTGGGGAACAGCCAACGCTTTCTATCGTGACCTTTGTGGAAGAAGGCAAGAAAACTGGGTTGTATGCCCCCCTGACCCAGCACGGGTCTATAGTTGTTAATGGCGTGCTGGCATCCTGTTATGCTGCAGTGGACAACCACCATTTAGCCCACTGGGTCCTGGCCCCACTGAGATTCTTCTACAGCCTGATGGGACCTTCAGAACCACAGACTGATGGTCTGCACTGGTATGCTTCGCTTCTACAGAGGCTAGGGCAAATGCTGCTGGACGCTGGACACTTCCACCCCTGGGGTATGGAGGAAGGTCATAGATAG